In Helianthus annuus cultivar XRQ/B chromosome 9, HanXRQr2.0-SUNRISE, whole genome shotgun sequence, the following are encoded in one genomic region:
- the LOC110927288 gene encoding SUMO-conjugating enzyme SCE1 — MSGGIARGRLTEERKAWRKNHPHGFVARPESLPDGTVNLMVWNCTIPGKAGTDWEGGFYPLTLNFTEDYPSKPPKCKFPQGFFHPNVYPSGTVCLSILNEDSGWRPAITVKQILVGIQDLLDTPNPADPAQTEGYHLFIQDTVEYKKRVRQQAKSYPSPV; from the exons ATGTCTGGCGGCATAGCTCGTGGTCGTCTCACCGAGGAACGCAAAGCATGGCGAAAGAATCATCCTCAT GGTTTCGTAGCGAGGCCAGAATCTCTCCCCGATGGTACAGTTAATTTGATGGTCTGGAACTGTACTATACCCGGTAAAGCTGGG ACTGATTGGGAGGGTGGTTTTTATCCCCTCACCCTTAATTTCACTGAAGATTATCCAAGCAAGCCACCAAAGTGCAAATTCCCCCAAGGGTTCTTTCACCCCAATGTTTACCCGTCTGGAACCGTTTGTCTATCAATCCTCAATGAAGACAGT GGTTGGAGACCCGCAATTACGGTTAAACAAATTCTAGTGGGTATCCAGGATTTGCTGGACACTCCGAACCCTGCTGATCCTGCTCAAACCGAGGGATATCATCTCTTTATTCAG GATACTGTGGAATACAAGAAACGAGTTCGCCAGCAAGCGAAGTCATACCCCTCTCCTGTCTAG